aagaaaacatgtgataatgacattaaagaaatatTAAACCAAATATAAGATTGATAATGACAATCAATAAAGAATTAAATAGTAAGTATTTCCTTCTTTTATCGCTGTCTTAGTTCCTTAAAACTCTCtaatttgctcatcaattttacagtGATAAACTAAAAGCCATTAAGAGAGACAAAAATTTGTTTAGTCAAGAAGGTAAAAACAATACAAATTTAAGCTAGATAAGTAACAAAGATCAAATTCTTTGTAACATTACATGCATATTTAAACCAAATGCCTATTTCTGCTATTGACTACTAGGAAAGAGTTAAAACAATACTATTAATTTGGTTTCAACTTTCAATAGGCATGCAGCTTTTCAATTTTCTTCAGAGTTTTATAAAAATGATTTGTAACATGCTCTATGAATTATAATTAGCCAAACTTCAAAGATTTAGAGTTGTATTActaattatgatataaatgaaACACTCGTATATGAAATAACATCAAATAGCGTGCTATGGTGAATCATAATAGATGCAGTAAAAAATCAAGAATTAAgaatcaaaaatcaaagaacagAATCAAGTCAAGTACAGAACAGGAAAAAATAGaagcattaaaaaatcataacaatAATCAAGAATCAAGAATAGCAACTAAGAGAATATTAGAGAACTGTAGAAAATATGCCAACCAAGAATcaagaaatttaaaaatcataactAAAATCAAGTACTACAATACTTAGTAGTTAAGTTACAGTGATGATATCACTCAGATGcatgtcaataaaaaataaagaacacataAAAAAGCAACACAGCAACACACAAAATAGCACCACAGCAAAAGctcattcaaaaaaatattacaacACACAAAAATAGCAACACAGCAGAACTAGAGCTCATTagtaatcaaataatcattcaataaaaattaaaacacaaaacatTCAAATATTCAGTAATCAAATAATCATTGAAAATGGCATAAATAAAAAACGCAGAAGAAGTTAGCAGTGAACTGACCGTCGAAGTCTAAGGTTTTTTTCTTGGTTGAGCTTCTGCTCTCTGAACTCGAAGGAAGGAAACTGGAATGGAGATGGATTTTTCTTTTGAGCAGTctgagaaggggggggggggcagAATCGTGACGGAGACAGAGGCCAGGCGACGAACACAACTCAGAAGACGGTGGTGGGTTGGAAGAATCTGCGACGACCAGACGAAGACGATGGTGACTGAGCGCCCGACGGACGGCGGCAGGAGCGCGATGGAGCAAATGAATACCAGGAACTGACGCGCCGAGGTCGAGGAAGAAGAAGCTGCGattcttgaaggaggaagaagcacGGACGACCAGACAACGATGGTAGTGCCTGAGAGCGACGGACGGCGGTAGTCCTTGCGGCGGTGGTGGAGAAGCTAGGGTTTCTGTTTCAACTTCCTTTTTTGATTTGGGGAGAAGCTGTTAAGATAGGGGTAtttaaagggtatttttgtctaatcaaataaaggaaggatgtttaagtctttttgtaaaattaaataaataaatattttttatctttatttaattaaaaggttgttttagtaaaagtgatgatatattatatatttaaaaaaaataaatgctgacgtggaaaataaattccacatatcttattgttatttgtccatattttaaacgtatcgatacgtatgaatttatcatcgtaccgtagcaaacaccaTTATTTTTtactctttctttccttctttatttctcaactttttttttctattttgcacAATATCGCAAATCCAACGGACTTATATAAAACACCTAACAAATATGTATTAGGATTTAGGCAGCAtgctatatttaaaatatttatgtgataaatatattttaattctgtCACATCTACAATTTTTGTAATAAATatcattttaacattttttaacaattaaaaatatttttattttattaattcaaaaataatttaaatatacaattaattagtaacaatttatttttatactagtGTCAAAAATATTTAGTATATGAATAGtatttttcaatatatttaaAGTGTTCAACATGCATATGTAATTTAATTAATGATTGCATATAATTTTAACTAACCGTCTTAAATCTAATGAGTTTGaattggtttttaaaaaaaatacttatttttttattttaaaaaaaatgaacagataaaaattattttatatttgaatagatttttaaatttttttaaatattaaaaacatcttttacttttatttttttctaaaataaggtattattaatttttaaaaataaaaataattttttaaaaagatgtatttaaataagttttaaattgaataaaagtattttatttaaaaaaagtatttttttttttactagaaAAATCAGTGCAAACTAGCACTACATCCCTGATAAATTAGCATAACATATAAACTTTGATTAATGCGTACACTAATGTGTTTTGCTAACAGGTTGTAGCACAGAGCTTAAGGAATGAATTGCATGGTCCAAGACAGAATGAAGCGGATTGGTACAAATACATGAGCCAAGCAGCAATGGCAATCCACCAAGAAAATCCAAATGTGTTAGTCCTAATCTCAGGTTTAAACTTTGATACTGAGCTCCAATTCTTGAAGAGAAAACCATTGAACATAAACATAGGCAACAAACTTGTGTATGAGACACATCTGTATTCTTGGACTGGAATTGGGACACTGAAATTGAAAGACATTTGGATCAAGCAACCATTGAACAGAATCTGTGCATTGAGCATTAGAGGGTTGGATTCTAGCGCTGGATTCCTTACAATGGGAGAGAATGCAGCACCATTGATCTTCACTGAGTTTGGCTTTGACCAAACTGGTGTGTCAATTCAAGATAACAGGTTCTTGACATGTCTTCAGACATATCTTGCTGGAAGGGACATGGATTGGGGTTTGTGGGCATTCCAAGGTGGATACTATGTTAGAGGTGGTAATGTTCATGTTGATGAGACATTTGGGGTTTTGAATTCAGATTGGAATCATTTGAGGTACCCTAATTTCACTGACAAGTTTCAACTTTTGCAGATGAAGATTCAAGGTAATTAAAGTGCTTTCTCTTTCttgtcattaaataaattaatttatttagcaaTTGGAGTTATGTGATTTAAAAACCCTTTTGCTGTTTGGCactgaaaaaatatattattgtccACATCATCTAGTAATAATTTAATGATACAaatcttattatattttataccaacaataatatatattgaaaaactATTGGATTTTTTAGTAACTTAATTGTCTAAACTATTAGGGTCTAAACTCTAAAATACTTGTacatactttcttttattttatttatgttttgttttaATCAACAAGACTTTCTTTTGGTCTAGGCTCTACATTTAAGAAAAATACTACAAATTCAAGGGAAAAGTTATaccaaaaaaattacattaaactacaatttttcttctaattttttttctcaaatttttttttccacCAAACTCATAGAATGTGTGTTCAAGGTGATTTTTATAATGATCTACACAAATTAAATCATGTTTGAATGCAGATCCTACTTCCAAGGCAGGGAATGCTAACATAATGTACTACCCTCTAAGTGGTCAATGTACAAAAGTGAATCAAAAGAATGAACTTGAGCTTGGTACTTGTGAGAAGAATCACCACAATAGATGGATCTACAACAGTGGCTCTCAAATAATTCTGAATGGCACCAATAAGTGCTTAACATCTTCAGGTGAAGGCCTTCCAGTAACTGTTTCTAATGATTGCAAAAGCAAGAACAATTCTTGGAGACAAGTGTCACTTTCCAAGCTTCATTTGGCCACATTTGATGACAAGAGTGGCAAAACGCTTTGCTTGAATAAGGATACTAACTCATCAACGATTGTGACATCAAAATGTATTTGCATAACCGATGATTCTCAATGTCTTGATGATCCTCAAAGCCAGTGGTTCCAGCTTGTTCCCACCAATGTGTAGATTAGGGTCAATGGGATTTTTATGTTTAATATTGCTAATAAGAAACTTTATATATAGAGAAAGAGTTgtgttttatttgaatttataagAAGCTTTACTCTTTCTTTTATAGTTGACTTGTTGAATTAATCTGTCATTACATAGCATTTAGTTTTAGCAAATCTTATTAATTTTATTCAACAATACAAGATTTACCCTTATTCAATGAGATATATAATGCATGCAATACAGCAATAGTGTAGCTTGTAATGTCAAATATAATCTTTTTTCAGTTTTTAAAGTAATATTCTAAATCGGTCTTCAAAAACTTTTTAGTTGGACAATTTaatctttaataaattttaattactaaattagtcTCTGATCTTttaggtttttattttttcaaacaaattaatttttacattaaattttaataaaaaaattagacaaattaacctctattgttatttaatttaattactttgttggtcctatagtttcgtaaaatttttaattaggtctttatacttttttctttttaattgggtctctgcactaatttttttttcaattaagtccatcttagtagtaattggcttaattttatagggacccaattaaaaaaagaattggtatagggACTTAATGTTGAGTTGGGAAATTAACaatattaattagtgatgacaaacattatttttgggcaaaataaataattagtgttgatcaaTTTTAATGACAtattacaaattatttatttcatgttgcAGGCCAAATTCATTTAAGCAGCCCAAATGGTATAAAGACAATATAACAAGGCTGATGGATAAAGCCCAAACAAAAGCAAAAAGATAGAAGCCAAAGAAATTAGATGGGCCAAAGGGTTACACACCAACACCCGATCCAAGCTCGATCTGGCTTCTTAATTTCAATTCCCTCCATGTTGCTCCAACCAAAGCAACGTTACCCTCCTCTCAGATCAAGTCAAATCAGCTTcaaaaaaagtaagaaagagaaagagagaaagagcttcttcaccaagcaaaacaccaaagaagcaagagagagaaaggTTAAGCTTGATACACAGAAATCTAATCAcaaaattcaaaccaaatcaagcttaggttaaaggtattCCATCTCATCTTGCTCACATCaaatcttcttctcttcatccaTACTCTCTgttctatccgaaaatggcattcaaagaaaaagttgatctctgttcttcactgctacaaatccacggtcacaagagattcttggggaccaagttgcatctctatggttcagatttggttgaccattggaaaacaatttcggttactccttcatggctttcggtcaagttggaaaagtcagaagGAAAGGTTCCACTTTGATGATTGAGAAGAAAAAGTgagcttgtgggttggtgaagctcaaggctcaagatgttgaccttggaagaagaaccaacgaacatgcaaggagataaaaagaagCTTGTTGTTCATTCTGAAGGAAGGAGAGATAACCAGAAAACTTGAGGTGTTTGTTCTGatagagctctttgaagaagttcaactaactggacagtgtaacctattcaaaggtgcattccgccagtatgaagaactaaatcagaggcttgctaatctggtttttcgcatagcacagaggctgtagATGAAGTCAAtatccttcatgttttactgtttGTAATGTGCTTTTCTAAGCTTATccttctgtaatttcttgagagaaaaggcaaagtgagaaagcttaagaaaaagccatgaattgaaaaaggctgagagatacacttgaaAGAAAatcctagagttattttcagatttctttaggttagttaagtgtcttgtatcttgtacctgtttggtatccctttcttagttgggttagcactaagggtgaatagttaggagttagcatagccaatgtcaagttaggatagaacttgagtgtgaaattggtgtatgtaattctGTTAAATAAAGTGAAATTCCTCCAtaattgtggaggagactggatgtaggttgcatagcacaaggcaaccgaaccaggatacatgctggtgttctctttcctcttctctgctaagttctattttctgatattcatgagacaaaaataaattgtctcataaatttccgctgctgagttcaaacagaatcagaattgtaatTTTCTCTAAAAAGGTTCATAACAGCAATgtaaaaaggaaggcatagattcaaccccccattctctaagcctaccacaaccttcaattggtatcaggagctaaggtctcaagaatcaagcttaaccgcttggagcaaagatccaatggcgaacaacttgggcacaaccacaattgcctacaccctcactgaaggtcaGTCAAACAACCgaccacctttcttcaacgggaagaactattcctactggaaagaaaggataaagatcttcatccaatccattgactacaacctatggaagatcgttgtgagcggtccaaagatcccaacaaaaataagtgctgatggagtggtgactccaaaagaagaagctgaatagaatgaagatgataagaagaagatagagctgaacgctaaagcaatcaaccttcttcattgtgctatcagctttgaagagtaccggaaggtgtctagatgcaagacagccaaagaaatctgggaaaaactccaggttacacatgaaggcaccaaacaagtcaaagaaaagaggattgatatgctgcgaaaagagtacgagatgtttagcatgaaggatggagaaagcattgataaagcatttgagagattctcaatcataatcaacaaccttgatgctatgggtacaaactatgcagaacaaaccttggtgagaaaactccttagaagcctcacaaaagagtgggaaaacactgccactgtcctaaccgagagtaacaatataagtcccataacctatgatgagctgagaggaaaactccttgcctatgaagccacacacacaaacacagactcaaagaaaaagggaatagccctcaagtcacaaatagaaccgaaagagagtgcgtctagtgatggtatttcagatgacgagcttttgttttttgctaggaaatttagaaggatgatgaaaagcAAAGGCAAATACAaaggttcaagttcaaaggagcaaaagatagacttgagcaaggtgacgtgtcatcattgcaaggaaactggacacttcaagtcaaactgcccaaagctcaaaaaggaggacaaagaaaagaaggaaaggaagagagtactcatggcagcttgggaggatcttgaaaatgactcaaatgaagaagaagaatctgaaggagatgacaaggactgtttcatggctggaaacaacaatcttgatgaggtaaactattatgatttgaccattgaggacttgcatgctattattgatgatcttaccttaaacacctcaaaactgcttgacaaatacaatgaatgcagatctgaaagagatgtgttaagagctgaaaatgagtttttaaaagaaaaagtgaaggaaactgaatgtgctttagacatcattgaagaaaacagatttctaaaatctgaacttgaaaaattaaaaggaaagcacattgtggatccttcacatgagttaattgctgaaaatgaaagattaaatgacaaaattaaaaggctgaatggtgacttagcaaaatttgcttaaggttctagtaacttggacaaattacttgcaagtcaaaaaCCATTGTttaaaaatctggtttaggctacatagccaaggaagaagtagtttctaatatttcctctataaagtttgtggcttcttcatcaaataccaaaactATACCAaacaaagttggtgttgaaaatgctccaacatttgaaaaaaaatttgatgaagtatacacaagtgaaactgagcatTCAAAAAAAACTGAAccgagttcaaaccggccaggtttgggttacatttcgaaaaatgaggatgctttcaagaaaccaccattttacaacaaaacctcattttcgaaaggtaaaaatattcaaaaaaaattctcgTGAAAAAgtttttgcaaagaggaataattataacaaaaatcagtttgtcagaagaaatgcatctcctccaaaaaccagaaaattccaaccatttaatcatttcaagcaatataactcacctAAATTTCAGCAGCacacatcagaaaatcattgtgttaattgcaagaaatttggtcactcatatgcacaatgcttcattgaaaagagagttgtaggaaacaaagtttacaatgttgtttgtgatttcaatgcacttgggcaaccaagatggattaacttcaaaggatccaaattagtttggatacctaaggctacttgaaactcttcatgcagatttgcctagcatccaagaacaaaaaggacatgtggtacatggatagtggatgttcaaggcacatgactggaaggtcaacctacttcatcaaactaaataagtatgatggaggttttgtgacctttggagatgatggtaaaggtaaaatcattgctgttgaaaaagtaggtaatgagcaatctactttcattgatgatgtacttttggtttgtggtttaaagcacaatcttttaagtataagtcagctgtgtgatttaggatatttagttgttttcaaaaggcttgaatgctgtgttgttaatgaaaaaacaaatgaagtgatgtttgttgccaagcgtttcaataatatgtatggacttactcttgatgaactaaaggatcaaaatgtagcttgtcttcactctaaagaatctgaaaagtggttatggcacaagagattgggccatgcaagtatgtttcaaataaacaaacttgtaaagaaagaattagtaagagatcttcctttgataaagtttgacaaagacatcacttgtgatgcttgccaaatgggaaaacaaacaaaaagttcttttaaaccaaaggaagacatctctactaaaagaccacttgagttgctacacattgatttatttggtccaacaagaactcaaagcctaggtggtaaacattatggtttagtaattgtggatgactacactaggtttggttgggttttatttcttgcacacaaaaatgaagccttttcggcctttgaacctttttgcaagaaaattcaaaataaaaaggatttgaaaatctcttctataagaagtgatcatagaactgaatttgaaaataatttatttgaatccttttgtgaggaatttggaatatctcacaacttctcttgtccaaggacaccataacaaaatggtgttgtggaaagaagaaataaaagcatacaagagatgacaagagctatgctttgtgagagtaatgttccaaaattcctttgggctgaagcggttaacacggcttgccacattttgaatagaacaatcatacgaaaatttttgaagaaaaccctttatgaactttggaaaggctacccaccaaacttagattacttgcacatctttggatgcaaatgttttgttttaaataacaaagaaaatttggaaaaatttgatccaaaggcttatgagtgtttgtttgtaggatattccacaactagtaaagcatatagggtttatcatcaagatgctagaattattgaggagtccatgcatgttacattttgtgacactaacttggtgcaaagcattttggaagattgtgatgcaggaaatcaagctcaaaaggaggatGAAACTGCTCAAGatcatggaaaagaaaattctAGACAAGCTGAACTAGAAACAGCAgatgctgaaaattcaagagacaattccattttgtctcatgaatctgaaggaaattctGCAGACAGCAGCACACGGAATCCCTTGttgactgaatctgcctccaagtccaccagacctcgtgaatggagattcttgtagaattatcctgaggaatttgtcattggaaacgtctctcatggagtgcaaacaaggtcttccactaggaaggcaaatgaaggatcaaacattgcccttctttcacaaatagagcctcaaaacgtcaaggaagcactaaatgacccttcttgggttaaagctatagaggatgagcttcttgagtttgaaaagaaccaagtatggactttggttccaaggccaagtggaaagaaagtaaccggcaccaagtggatatttcggaacaagttgggagaagatggtagcattgcaagaaacaaggcaaggctagtggcacaaggatatgaccaagaagaaggaatagactttgatgaatcctttgcccttgttgcccgaatggaagccatacgacttctcttagcctatgctgcatattgtggttttaaattataccaaatggatgtgaaatgtgcatttttgaatggagtgatagatagagaagtgtatgtggagcaacctcctggttttgaaaataaagagcattttaatcatgtttttaaattatctaaagctctctatggtttgagacaagctcctagagcttggtatgagagacttagctctttccttttaaaaaatgggtttcaaagaggcaccactgacacaactctattcatcaagaactctgatgattcttttattctagtccaaatatatgttgatgacattatttttggatcagccaatgaatccctttgttctgaatttggaaaactcatgacaagcgaatttgacatgagtatgatgggtgaacttaattttttccttgggctgcaaattaaacaaactgaaaatggtattttcattcatcaagaaaagtatgccaaggaattagttaagaaatttggtatggaaaatgccaaacccatgggaactcccatgcatcctagttctaaattagataagggagaaaatgagaaagatgttgatgagactaggtatagagggatgatcggttctcttatgtacctggtggacgaaattgtgatttatacTTTCACACAACTCGAATAATTATACTCCTTGTGCtcgtatggaatttagaaattggcacgagtggtcacaactccgttcaactaaccagcaagtgtactgggtcgtccaagtaataaaccttacgtgagtaagggtcgatcccacagagattgttggtatgaagcaagctatggttaccttgtaaatctcagttaggcatattaaatttgtttatgggtttcgaaaatagaaataagaaaataaataataaaagggatagaatacttatgcagattcattggtgagaatttcagataagcatatggagatactgtatggctcaaggacgcctactctcccactgcttcaacccaatccttcttactcctttccatggcaagctgtgtataggggttcaccatcagcggtggctactttcaatcctctcgggaaaatgatcctatgcggctgtcactcgcacggctaatcgtctggaggcatcacccatggttgatggctacatcccatcctcgcagtgaaaactacgctcacgcactctgtcacagcacggctaatcactggttggttcctgcgcctactggaatagaatcccttgattcttttgcgtctgtcactaacgcccagtacttgcaagtctgaagcacgtcacagtcattcattaccggaatcctactcggaataccacagacaaggtgagactttccggattcccaggatcctactcggaataccacagacaaggtgagactttccggatcctcataaatgccgccatctatctagcttataccacgaagattctgttggggaatctaagagatacacattcaagctcggttgcatgtagaacggaagtggttgtcaatcacgtgcgctcataagtgagaatgataataatcgtcactttcatcattacactcatcatgttcttgggtacgaatgaatatcttggaataagaataagagagatttgaataaaagagaatagaattgcattaatacttgaggtacagcagagctccacacccttaatctatggtgtgcagaaactccaccgttgaaaatacataagtgaaagaggttcaggcatggccgaatggccagccctctccatgatcaagtgaccgaatattcaagagattaaactgtcaaaagatgtctaatacaatagtaacttatcctatttatactagactagctactagggtttacatgagtaagtatttgatgcataaattcacttccggggcccacttggtgtatgcatgggctgagcttgatcaatccacgagctgaggcttttcttggagttgaactccgaattatgacgtgttttgggcgttcaactccggatcatgacgtttttctggcgtttaactccagacagcagcatgaacttggcgttcaacgccaagttacgtcgtcattcttcgaataaagtatggactattatatattgctggaaagctctggatgtctactttccaacgccgttgagagcgcgccaattggagttatgtagctccagaaaatccatttcgagtgcagggaggtcagattccaacagcatcagcagtccttttgtcagccttcttcagagttttgctcaaatccctcaatttcagccagaatttacctgaaatcacagaaaaacacacaaactcatagtaaagtacagaaatgtgaatttaacataaaaactaatgaaaacatccctaaaagtagctcaaacttactaaaaactatctaaaaacaatgccaaaaagcgtataaattatccgctcatcacaacaccaaacttaaattgttgcttgtccccaagcaactgaaaatcaaataggataaaagaagagaatatactataaatctcagaatatcaatgaatattaatttaattagatgagcgggacttgtagctttttgcttctgaacagttttggcatctcactttctcctttgtagtttagagtgattggcgtctctaggaacttagaatttcggatagtgttattgactctcctagttaagcatgttgattcttgaacacagctacttatgagtcttggccgtggccctaagcactttgttttccagtattaccaccggatacacaaatgccacagacacataactgggtgaaccttttcagattgtgactcagctttgctagagtccccagttagtggtgtccagagctcttaagcacactcttttgctttggatcacgactttaaccactcag
The sequence above is drawn from the Arachis hypogaea cultivar Tifrunner chromosome 4, arahy.Tifrunner.gnm2.J5K5, whole genome shotgun sequence genome and encodes:
- the LOC112794354 gene encoding glycosyl hydrolase 5 family protein-like, translated to MSQAAMAIHQENPNVLVLISGLNFDTELQFLKRKPLNINIGNKLVYETHLYSWTGIGTLKLKDIWIKQPLNRICALSIRGLDSSAGFLTMGENAAPLIFTEFGFDQTGVSIQDNRFLTCLQTYLAGRDMDWGLWAFQGGYYVRGGNVHVDETFGVLNSDWNHLRYPNFTDKFQLLQMKIQDPTSKAGNANIMYYPLSGQCTKVNQKNELELGTCEKNHHNRWIYNSGSQIILNGTNKCLTSSGEGLPVTVSNDCKSKNNSWRQVSLSKLHLATFDDKSGKTLCLNKDTNSSTIVTSKCICITDDSQCLDDPQSQWFQLVPTNV